A stretch of Rhizobium viscosum DNA encodes these proteins:
- a CDS encoding aminoglycoside phosphotransferase family protein, producing the protein MPTSDDETPLAGGNINAGVVRVADTVRRSTSSNSRNVHKLLQHLERLGFAYAPRFLGIDDSGREILSYMAGTATIPETLWENTAALTESATMLRKLHDATRSLDFVPDGNWAYTYPLAERNDVICHNDFAPYNMIFRDGLPVAIIDFDLAGPGPHLRDLAYLAYWFAPLSFSSQDLAESSARDLANGSSRLKLLCSAYGTSDYVGLLEMVLEVLNHMGDETAVAKMIGRDAAIRLREGGHFDHWKKEARSFSENRPVIWRNLQ; encoded by the coding sequence ATGCCGACATCAGATGACGAAACGCCGCTCGCAGGCGGTAATATCAATGCAGGCGTTGTCAGGGTCGCCGATACGGTACGTCGTTCAACCAGCTCGAATAGCCGGAACGTGCATAAGCTGCTGCAGCACCTAGAGCGGTTGGGTTTTGCCTATGCGCCTCGTTTCCTGGGTATCGATGACAGCGGAAGAGAAATCCTCTCTTACATGGCAGGCACGGCGACGATTCCGGAGACGCTTTGGGAGAATACCGCCGCCCTCACCGAATCCGCCACAATGTTACGGAAATTGCACGATGCTACCCGAAGCCTGGACTTCGTCCCTGACGGCAATTGGGCCTATACCTACCCTCTTGCAGAACGCAATGACGTGATCTGCCACAATGATTTTGCTCCCTACAACATGATCTTCCGGGATGGCCTCCCGGTAGCGATCATCGATTTCGACCTCGCAGGTCCGGGGCCGCATCTGCGAGACCTCGCTTACCTCGCCTACTGGTTCGCACCGCTTTCTTTTTCCTCCCAAGACCTGGCCGAATCATCCGCCCGCGACCTTGCCAATGGCAGCAGCCGACTGAAGCTGCTCTGTTCAGCCTATGGCACCAGCGACTATGTCGGCCTGCTCGAGATGGTCTTAGAGGTACTGAACCACATGGGCGACGAGACGGCGGTTGCGAAGATGATCGGTCGGGACGCGGCGATCAGGCTGCGAGAAGGCGGACACTTTGATCATTGGAAGAAGGAGGCCAGATCTTTCAGCGAGAACCGGCCGGTCATCTGGCGCAATCTGCAATGA
- a CDS encoding MFS transporter: MSRRSPFIALAVAETLSISGTRLSSVAIPWLVLSTTGSPVLTGLVAMMEMLPYVVAKALGGPLIDRLGPKRIAIICDGASVIAVGLVPLLHLLDLLTMPVLLPIVFAMGVLRGPSDAAKQSMVPDIAELASVPLERVTGVVGAIERLASAAGAAGAGALIALVGPSQALAVNALTFAAAAAIVAAGIPALRRAPKAEETGVAAYGRELSDGWRFLRRDAVLVAIVLMVATTNLLDQAFFSVLIPVWTQDSGHGPALLGTLFAVFSGASILGAAIAAMIGERMPRLIVYTVAFLLTGFPRFLVFAVETPLTLVFATLAIGGFASGFLNPILSAVLFERVPKPLMGRVTSLNAALCWALIPFGGLVGGALVDTWGLSAALLLTGFAYLATTLAPLAHGSFRGFEKRQIADANPS; the protein is encoded by the coding sequence ATGAGCCGCCGCAGTCCCTTCATCGCACTCGCGGTCGCCGAAACGCTTTCCATTTCGGGCACGCGGCTATCCAGTGTTGCCATCCCCTGGTTGGTGCTGAGCACGACCGGCAGCCCCGTACTGACCGGCCTCGTCGCCATGATGGAGATGCTGCCCTATGTCGTCGCCAAGGCGCTTGGCGGCCCCCTGATCGACCGCCTCGGCCCGAAGCGTATCGCCATCATCTGTGACGGCGCCTCGGTGATCGCGGTTGGCCTCGTGCCGTTGCTGCATCTGCTCGACCTGCTCACCATGCCGGTCCTGCTGCCGATCGTCTTCGCCATGGGCGTGCTGCGCGGTCCCTCGGATGCCGCCAAGCAATCCATGGTCCCCGACATTGCGGAACTCGCCTCCGTACCGCTGGAGCGCGTGACCGGCGTCGTCGGCGCCATCGAGCGCCTGGCATCGGCCGCAGGAGCGGCCGGCGCCGGCGCGCTGATCGCCCTTGTCGGACCGAGCCAGGCGCTAGCCGTCAACGCCCTCACCTTCGCCGCTGCCGCGGCAATCGTCGCAGCCGGCATTCCAGCTTTGCGGCGTGCCCCGAAAGCCGAAGAGACCGGCGTCGCCGCCTATGGCCGGGAGCTGTCGGATGGCTGGCGCTTTCTGCGCCGGGATGCGGTACTGGTCGCAATCGTGCTGATGGTGGCGACCACCAATCTGCTCGATCAGGCCTTCTTCTCGGTCCTGATTCCTGTCTGGACTCAAGATTCGGGCCACGGCCCCGCTCTGCTCGGAACCCTGTTCGCTGTCTTCTCCGGCGCGTCCATCCTCGGCGCGGCGATTGCCGCCATGATCGGCGAGCGGATGCCGCGTCTCATCGTCTATACGGTGGCCTTCCTGCTCACCGGTTTTCCGCGCTTTCTGGTCTTCGCCGTTGAGACGCCGCTCACCCTCGTGTTCGCAACACTCGCCATCGGCGGCTTTGCCTCCGGTTTCCTCAATCCCATCCTCTCAGCCGTGCTCTTCGAGCGCGTACCGAAACCCCTGATGGGCCGCGTCACCTCGCTCAATGCCGCCCTCTGCTGGGCGCTGATCCCTTTTGGCGGGCTTGTCGGCGGCGCGTTGGTCGATACTTGGGGCCTCTCCGCCGCACTGCTGCTCACCGGCTTCGCCTATCTCGCAACCACGCTCGCCCCGCTGGCGCATGGCAGCTTCCGTGGCTTCGAAAAGCGGCAGATCGCCGACGCCAATCCCTCTTGA
- a CDS encoding ArsR/SmtB family transcription factor: MKTPVLTPASSTSRNVSRAVPDVTALKALAHPVRLRMLGMLRIDGPATATQLATRLGLNSGATSYHLRQLAQYGFIEDAPGPSRRDRWWRACHEITSVPPAETEGEAFDMDVAFTQAILSLQVDQMQRAVEEYAELPLAWRKASTASDIIIPLTPQKAEALTKRLNDLLMEVMSEAPPLGKPLPSGTVPFTVMLHAFPYPGRLPHGEEESVP, encoded by the coding sequence ATGAAAACACCTGTCCTTACACCTGCGTCATCTACATCCCGCAACGTCAGTCGGGCCGTCCCCGACGTTACGGCGCTGAAGGCGCTCGCCCATCCGGTGCGCCTGCGCATGCTCGGCATGCTCCGCATCGATGGTCCCGCAACGGCAACGCAGCTCGCGACACGTCTCGGCCTCAACAGCGGCGCGACGAGCTATCACCTGCGCCAGCTCGCCCAGTATGGTTTCATCGAGGATGCGCCGGGGCCATCCCGTCGTGACCGCTGGTGGAGGGCATGCCACGAGATCACCTCGGTGCCGCCGGCGGAAACCGAAGGCGAGGCTTTCGATATGGACGTCGCCTTCACGCAGGCGATCCTCTCCCTGCAGGTCGATCAGATGCAGAGAGCAGTCGAGGAATATGCCGAGCTGCCGCTTGCATGGCGGAAGGCCAGCACCGCAAGCGACATCATCATTCCGCTGACCCCTCAAAAGGCCGAGGCCCTGACGAAGCGGCTGAACGACCTTCTCATGGAGGTGATGAGCGAGGCCCCGCCGCTGGGCAAGCCGTTGCCATCAGGTACGGTGCCTTTCACTGTCATGCTGCACGCCTTTCCCTATCCGGGTCGCCTGCCGCATGGCGAGGAAGAGAGCGTGCCATGA
- a CDS encoding transporter, producing MDGQIPIRFLIILVADGDNSEVRIARLAPAYYLFKDAPAEVVLATPSGGFPDLTGELRQTNHKEPTVGRFLADRAARDDLADTLRLDQIVTEDFDAAFCIGLSGPLWSAEGVAATIRAFLTSGKPVAVNPGRHLDTTPEGAAAGLLILGNGEASPLLSAHALLKVVLEGRKTVTSAD from the coding sequence ATGGACGGCCAAATACCCATCCGTTTTCTGATTATTCTCGTAGCGGATGGGGATAACAGCGAGGTCAGGATCGCGCGCCTCGCACCCGCCTACTACCTTTTCAAGGATGCACCGGCGGAAGTCGTCCTCGCGACGCCATCAGGCGGCTTCCCCGATCTGACCGGCGAGTTGCGTCAGACCAACCATAAGGAGCCTACTGTCGGGCGCTTTCTCGCCGATCGCGCTGCACGCGACGATCTCGCCGATACGCTGCGCCTCGACCAGATCGTGACAGAGGATTTCGACGCCGCCTTCTGCATCGGCCTTTCCGGCCCGCTCTGGTCTGCCGAGGGCGTTGCAGCCACGATCCGCGCCTTCCTGACATCGGGCAAGCCGGTCGCCGTCAACCCCGGCCGGCATCTGGACACAACACCCGAAGGTGCCGCCGCCGGCCTGCTGATCCTTGGCAATGGCGAAGCGTCCCCGTTGCTATCAGCCCATGCACTTCTCAAGGTCGTGCTGGAAGGCCGCAAGACCGTGACGTCGGCGGACTGA
- a CDS encoding ATP-binding protein — MEEELQFGAFSIVPARRSLLREGSAVPLGSRAVDILLFLLNHPGELKTNAEIVKQVWPDTFVDEANLRVHVSALRKALGDIKREPQFIANVPGRGYTFIAPVNRRANGAAPAPRPTLQRFRPERLPARIFGREQTIAAVTGQLTKGRLVTIAGPGGIGKSTVARAVIARGSFEGEIVWIDLSEVATGNLVPTVVASALGILSRSDDIVTDIAAHLRSCNLLLVLDSCEHVVADIAKLAEDLLAEAPDLHILATSREPLRAEGERVHRLLPLDLPLSAVTAEAALASPAVQLFVERADACLGGYELTDEDAADVVDICTRLDGIALAIELAAGRLEAMGIAALSRSLSDCFRVLTRGRRTALPRHQTLRATLDWSYLILSPEEQQALRELSVFRSRFSGRAVAAVLSGTEPEDLLAALVAKSLVVVETASDETRYRLLDTTRLYAGEKLAASGELPDVMARFSAWLSVALESAEQGLYAAPPEEWPDDFAQQVPGLRAALDWAFGPSGGDALLGVRLTVAALPLFFRLSLLDECLAALTHAITFLDARPGLDEKSRMKLYAALGWPQLRATNAPEDGVAAWTTARRIAEELGDVDHQLRAIWALWVDLVNRAEPRQGLELAERFAALAPSSSDPTDAIIGRRMKAATLHWLGRHAEAREELLAMLADYAHVPQARHSVRFQFDQRVTARIIIARCLWILGDEKAALNEVEETMRYARDIGHNHSISNLLAEAACPLALLSGNDGEAAAAIRLLRDHTKALSLDVWHTYADGFEAELHLRDGEYRLCLAKLRPAMDILDRAGFNLFRTYFQSIEAQALSGLGQHAEAHAVIDSALEHGDASGERWCLPELLRVKAMVTAKGQSPEALDAASAILEAARLAARQDGAVGWERRINVDLEALGHEPAQLSGAAG, encoded by the coding sequence TTGGAAGAAGAGCTTCAGTTCGGTGCATTTTCGATAGTGCCCGCCAGGCGCAGCCTGTTGCGGGAAGGGTCGGCCGTGCCCCTCGGCAGCCGCGCCGTCGATATCCTGCTGTTTCTGCTCAATCATCCGGGCGAGCTGAAGACCAATGCGGAGATCGTCAAGCAGGTCTGGCCGGATACGTTCGTGGACGAGGCCAATCTGCGCGTTCACGTTTCGGCGCTGCGCAAGGCGCTGGGCGACATCAAACGCGAGCCGCAATTCATCGCCAATGTGCCCGGCCGCGGCTATACTTTCATCGCGCCGGTTAACCGCCGAGCCAATGGCGCAGCGCCCGCCCCTCGGCCCACACTCCAGAGATTCCGCCCCGAACGCCTTCCCGCCCGTATCTTCGGCCGCGAACAGACGATCGCAGCCGTGACCGGGCAGCTGACCAAGGGCCGACTGGTAACGATCGCCGGCCCTGGCGGCATCGGCAAATCCACCGTCGCCCGCGCCGTGATCGCGCGCGGCAGCTTCGAGGGCGAAATCGTCTGGATCGACCTGTCGGAAGTCGCGACAGGTAATCTCGTGCCGACGGTCGTGGCGTCTGCACTCGGCATCCTCTCGCGCAGCGACGATATCGTAACGGACATCGCCGCCCATCTGCGGTCATGCAATCTCCTGCTCGTGCTCGACAGCTGCGAGCATGTAGTGGCCGATATCGCCAAGCTCGCCGAAGATCTGCTGGCGGAAGCGCCCGATCTGCATATCCTCGCCACCAGCCGCGAGCCGCTGCGCGCCGAAGGCGAACGTGTCCACCGCCTGCTGCCGCTAGACCTGCCTTTATCCGCCGTGACAGCGGAGGCTGCCCTTGCCTCGCCCGCCGTCCAGCTTTTCGTCGAACGCGCCGATGCCTGCCTCGGCGGTTACGAGCTGACGGATGAGGACGCCGCCGACGTCGTCGATATCTGCACGCGGCTCGATGGCATTGCGCTCGCAATCGAGCTTGCCGCCGGCCGGCTGGAGGCGATGGGCATCGCCGCCCTCTCCCGCTCGCTCTCCGACTGCTTCCGCGTGCTGACCCGCGGCCGGCGCACGGCCCTGCCCCGCCACCAGACACTACGCGCCACGCTCGACTGGAGCTACCTCATCCTGTCGCCGGAAGAGCAGCAGGCGCTGCGAGAACTCTCCGTCTTCCGCAGCCGCTTCAGCGGCAGGGCCGTAGCCGCGGTTCTCTCCGGCACCGAACCCGAGGATTTGCTGGCCGCGCTCGTCGCCAAATCGCTGGTCGTGGTCGAGACTGCGAGCGACGAAACGCGCTACCGCCTGCTCGATACGACCCGCCTCTATGCCGGCGAAAAGCTTGCCGCCTCGGGCGAACTGCCCGATGTCATGGCCCGCTTCTCCGCCTGGCTCTCTGTCGCGCTCGAGAGCGCCGAGCAGGGCCTCTATGCCGCCCCGCCGGAGGAGTGGCCTGATGATTTCGCCCAGCAGGTGCCGGGCCTGCGCGCAGCCCTCGACTGGGCCTTTGGTCCATCTGGCGGCGATGCGCTGCTCGGCGTGCGGCTGACCGTCGCCGCATTGCCGCTCTTCTTCCGCCTGTCACTGCTCGACGAATGCCTGGCGGCCCTCACCCATGCAATAACCTTCCTCGATGCCCGCCCCGGCCTCGATGAAAAGAGCCGCATGAAGCTCTATGCTGCGCTCGGCTGGCCGCAGCTTCGTGCCACCAATGCACCCGAAGACGGCGTTGCCGCCTGGACGACGGCCCGGCGGATCGCCGAGGAACTCGGCGATGTCGACCACCAGCTTCGCGCCATCTGGGCGCTCTGGGTCGATCTGGTGAACCGCGCCGAACCGCGTCAGGGACTGGAGCTGGCGGAGCGCTTCGCAGCCCTTGCTCCGTCCTCCTCCGATCCGACCGATGCCATCATCGGCAGGCGCATGAAGGCCGCCACGCTGCACTGGCTCGGTCGCCATGCCGAGGCCCGCGAGGAACTTCTGGCGATGCTGGCGGACTACGCGCATGTGCCGCAGGCCCGCCATTCCGTGCGCTTCCAGTTCGACCAGCGCGTTACGGCGCGCATCATCATCGCTCGTTGCCTCTGGATACTGGGCGATGAGAAGGCCGCGCTGAACGAGGTCGAAGAGACCATGCGCTACGCCCGCGATATCGGCCACAACCATTCGATCAGCAATCTTCTCGCCGAAGCCGCCTGCCCGCTGGCGCTCCTCTCGGGCAACGACGGCGAAGCGGCTGCCGCGATCCGGCTTCTGCGTGACCATACCAAGGCCCTGTCGCTTGATGTCTGGCACACCTATGCCGACGGTTTCGAAGCGGAACTGCATCTGCGGGACGGCGAATACCGGCTCTGCCTCGCAAAGCTGCGCCCGGCGATGGACATCCTCGATCGTGCCGGCTTCAACCTCTTCCGCACCTACTTCCAGTCCATCGAGGCGCAGGCCCTGTCCGGCCTCGGTCAACATGCGGAAGCCCATGCGGTGATCGACAGCGCCTTGGAGCATGGCGATGCCTCGGGCGAACGCTGGTGCCTGCCCGAACTCCTGCGGGTGAAGGCAATGGTCACCGCAAAGGGACAAAGCCCGGAAGCGCTGGATGCCGCTTCCGCTATCCTCGAGGCAGCGCGTCTGGCCGCAAGGCAGGATGGTGCGGTCGGTTGGGAACGCCGCATCAATGTGGATCTCGAAGCCCTCGGCCATGAACCAGCACAGCTTTCGGGCGCGGCGGGCTAA